Below is a window of Electrophorus electricus isolate fEleEle1 chromosome 1, fEleEle1.pri, whole genome shotgun sequence DNA.
TtaggggaaaaaatattttttaaagtgcaagGATTCCATATGAAGTCATCTTGTAAAATACCAACCACAGTGTAAAACTGCAAAACCCATGAAGACATGCATGCTTCCACAGTTCACCCTCCCTCCATTCCCATGGCATTTATTACTAGTCCATGAAATTAGTATGCCCCATCACAAAGAAAATGCCCCCTAGATGACTCCATAGAGTTTTATTGATCCTTGGAGCTTTTGAAGCAGCCATTAGCTTCTGTTAAAATGTCAGTCTCTTCGTTttcaagaagaaaaaatacaGCAGTGTTCTCATTGAGGGACATGCTTTGCAAGGTCTTTGCAATTTCAATTTGTATTCCATAAATCAACTGTGGCTGGACCAATAGAGAGTCTGTGGGTGTGATGTTTAGCTGGTCAAAACAGCTGATGTACTGAGCACTTACTGCTCTATACACAAGCCTTAGCTGCTTGCAGAGATGTTTTACCTATTGTTAAATAGGTAAATCATTTCAGATTGTGCTGTTGAGAAGCAGGTAGCTGACCTGTGGTTGTTGTGCAATGCTAAATGAATGCCCACCAGACAGTGCTAGATTGCACTTGTACTTATGATCAAGTGagcatttcacattttcagaAACCCCTCAAAAAATTAATTAAGTAAGGCAAAACAAGAAGTTTAATTTATGGCAATCATTGCACACTACATAGTTCTATTTTTCTCTGATTTCAACTTGTCAATTATCATTCTCTGAGTTGTCACATGTTAGAGCTGGAACAATACTAAGATGTACAATGCAGTTGCACCAGACTTGGAAACAAATTTATTTGTGCTGGGGTGCACAtattcaaatgtgttttaaacacccccttcctttttttttagtgtttcttCTCTAATCTGTACTTTATTTCACTGTGAAATGTAACCAATGTTGTTAAGAATGGAAATTGTGAAAAAAACAGTTTTCTATTACCCTTTTTGGTAATTCTGTCTCCTAAACAAATgaggagctttttaaaaaatataatggTATTTTAGAATGCAAGACACTTAGTGCCCATGATTCAGCCATGTCTAGTTAGGAATTGTACATTCTCTAGCtctctaacactaacacagacataCTCTTCAAATATGCTTTATGTGTCATAaaatagcccccccccccctttttcttctttaatatGGTCTTGCCTGCACTTCTCATTAAGATATGTAGAATGACTATAGAACAGGTGCCAGAATAATCCTTTTAGCTCTTCTCTGGATGCCTGCCCCTTTTTCAGCCCTTCAGGTCAGTACTAATCTCTCCACCGGTTCCCCTTCACTTCCCACAGAGCCCAGCTACCGTGTGACACCAGTGTCATTTGGTCACTGGCATTTCATGGCTGAAAACCACCAGAAGCATTACTAAAATCCCACTCTGCTGCCGTTCGCATCTCTTCTATTGATCCCTAGGGAGCGCTTCTGACCCCTGTGCCTTCGACACTACTGTGGGTGCTGTACTGGGCTCCATTAATTTTTCCTTCACTCATCAGATAGTTCCTGAATCGTCCACGATCCGTTTTTTGTCTTGCTGTTGGAAAAGGGGCAGGGTGTACTTTATCGCCCCCTGGGGTTATCAGTTCTGATTTGGCTGCCGGCACCAGTGTCAGATACAAACGTATCAGGATGAAAGACTTAAAGACATAAATACCAGTGACATTTTCTCCACACATCAACAAGCTCACAGGGAAATTTGGGCTGCATGATAAATCACTTGGCCATGTGTGCCGGGACAGAATCACATTTCATCCCTTAACCATAGAGGCCTCTTTGCTGAAGGTTAAGCATCTACACAGCGGAGAGGCACAGTAGGGTGCCACATCAAGAGTATTGGATTAAACACGTCCTTGATTCTGCCACTCTCTTCGTCTGTAAATTGCCACTGTTAATATAGGAGTAATGAGGCTCGACTGTGTCCTGTGCTGTGTCGCACTatgtgctgtctgctgctggATCAGTGGTTTACTGAGGTTAAGTAGGGCATTTGCTGTGCACCCTCATCAACCACTGTATTAGAAACACATACTTTGTACCTAAACTCTTTGTCTACTTTATAAAGTAAATATATCTCATTGCCCTATTttacatgtcagtgtcactgagTTGAGTGAATTCTGTGACTAAAGAGATTTTCTACAAAGGAGTATCTCTGGAAGCTGTgaatgttttctggttttgtagTTTTGCACATGACCTTTCCACCAGTGATTGGTTTTGTAATCTGTAACATTATAGTGTCTATTGCCATGCTTTGTTATACTGTATTCCTCACTGATATTTTCAGATGGATGTAGCCATCATGAAGCTTGAATCTCTGCTCGTCACAAGCTTTGGGGTGGGACGATGTGTTATATAACCAAGTCAGACAGTGAATAATTACCTTCTGTCAATATGACAGGATGTCCAATACCAAATGGGAAAGGCTACAGGGCATTTAGAGGTTGGTCCCATTGTGGATAACAGCATCACGTAGGCTTAATTCATGACATTGTTTGCGCTCCACTTTCACATGGACCAGATGTGATGAGTTTAGGAATTGTACTGCAAACATTGCTTCCTGCAGCAAATGTGTGATATAGAGGTACATGCAATTGGTCCACTAATCATAcccatgtctgtctgttctaGGTATTCCTAGTTATGTGAATAACTAGGAATACTCTTTATATTACAAGAAGGAATACACACTAGTTATGTGTACTCCTCCCGGTAATAACCAGACAATAATGTTGCATAACCCTGTTGAGGAACTATAGAAATATCTAATTTGAGAACCATATGTTTTTAGCAACAAATGATGGAAACACAATCCCCACCcgtaaaaacacatttacatgatTAAATAGACACTGAATATTACAGCGGAGACTGAGATGTAGAGTAGGCTATAATGGGGGGTTATTTGCAGGCTGGCAACAttatagtattttttttccattttaatttatttcacatGCATGTTAACATCTATAATTATACCCTCATCAAACTATGTAGCGTTTGTGAAATgaacaattcttttttttcacttttatttatttcatgtgaTTATCAAGGAAAACTGAATTTTCATTGCTTTactgaaataaagaattttaaagtaatatgtaaatatttttaaagtttcaaaacCCATTCACTCCTCCAGTCCATACAGTTGATGTATGGTTTCTAAGATGCAAAGGTATCCTGTTTTGAAAtatcactgtttctctgtattGAGAACAAACTAATTTGCATACTAATTTACTAATTTACATCTACCTATTCAGCCTACAGCAGTTTAGCCCTGCCCATTTAAATTGTTGTCCTCGTGTGTTTCAGCTCTGAGTGCTTTTTGAGTTAATGCAAAATGCAGGGTAGTCAGTCAGAAGAGAGATCATTTATCTTATATCTGTCTTAAAGGTGCAGCAACAGAAACCTGTTTAAATCTAAGGGATAAAGAGAGGTTGGAAAAATGGTTATGTAAACATTAATTATTActgttaattattattgtatttggAAGATAAAGCCACTCACCTTTTATTTAGACATCCaggaaaaatctaaaataaaaatacgaTATGGGCTCTTCAGAAATCTGTAAATGTGCctttttacagacattttccTTAAATTTAAGGAACATTTCCTTAAGttcttttatatatgtacagtacTTGTGCTAATGTCAGGATTACTCTGCTAGAGTGTGCATTCCTCCACTTTTATGAGAAGAACCACACCCATCTGACTCACTTTAACATGGCCTGACAGAAACTGAATCCAACCACAGACTGCTTAAGAAGAAATTCATTGACACATCAAGATTTTCATCAGACAGCTAATATCTCTGAGAGAAATCCCgacataacattttaaaataagatgaatCACTAGTGGGTTAGTGCTTCATGTAATTCCATAGAAGGCTTTTCCATTTGCATGTTTCTCCGTAAGGGGGAAGTGGCATGCTCCTTATCTATTCCCACACACTTTTACCCAAGAGGCTCATCCTTGTGCTGTAACACCATTCATATAACTCATTTTTTCAGGTTACATTTTGTCCTCATAATTGAAGTGAATCATTTTATTCCCTTGACATACATTAAAGTACTACAGTGCTAGCACTAGCTTCTGATTAATAGGCACatccccaaacacacccacacacatctgcGCGCACAACATTTTTGGCTCCAAGAATACTTCCTCTTGTCCTTTGAAATCCAAACCTTAAGGACACTTTACTTGGACAATTATGCTAATGAAGACCTATGGGTCGGGACTTGTGTTGTCCAGACATCTTCATGGTATAGTCCCTCAGATTAATTACTCATCACCTTGCCCCTCCCTCAAGCTGTCCTAATCCATTTCTCCTGTCAACATTGATGCCTGGCCTGCTGATTAGACCCAGATGCATTGTGAGATATCCCCTGCAAGGACAACAAGAGTTTGTCCCCTTCCTGGCAAAGCGGGCGACATGGTGTGCATCCTTAAGAAGTCAGGTCACAGTGTGTGGTGTTCCTGTGACTAATTCCTCTAGTAATGGTGTGATTGAACAGGGTGTGGCGAGGAGATGAGCCCAGGATGTGACTCTGTAGCCCGTATGCCAAGACTGCTCTGGCATCCTTTAGATTTAAGAAGCCCAGCAGTCAGGAATAATGCATTCACGTCTATCAATTCAAAATGGCCCGTCTGCTCAGTGCTGGGGGCTGGGACAGGCTTCATCAGGTCACTTGTGTTGGGGTCGAGTGGTCGATGTGGAATACCCATGCTGGGCAACAGAAGTGTTTGGCAAATGATAAACAGCTGGGTGGTGTCATTACAGTTAATGGCTTTTATCATCAATGCTCTCCATCCATGGCTGTCTTAAATGAAGTCCAGTCAAGTAGCATATACAAATGGTCTTTTCCTCTCAGTTCCTTGTTGTCCATGCAAAGGGCATCTCCTTTGCTGAATTATCACTCGTTACTAGTAGCTAGATCTTAAACTAGGACTTAAACTGGCTTGCCTTGTGAAGTCACATTAATCATCTTCAgcttacttttattttaagagCAAAAACCTTACGTCGAGAAAGAGATTGAAATGGGAGTGATTGTCACGGTATCAAGGCTTTTTCATGTTATCCTCTGACCTGTACAGTGTGAACCCATTATCTAATCTGAAGTCCATAGGCTTTTGATTCCATATAGCCTGATGTAGTCACACCTTAAATGTCTGAATCAGTCATGGTGGAACTGTTTTATAAAGTCTCGTTTATAATGTTTCCTCCTAAGGATTAGTAAATGCAATGTTGCTAACTTCCAGTTGTAAAAATTAAAGTTCATAGGAGTTATAGCATGCATGTAATAATTACACTGTCTACAATTACAGAAAGCATAGTATTTCAGTCATGGACActgtcttcatctctctctctcactctctctctccccccccccccccttttccaGCTTTTAGCATGATGATTATCCTGGCGCTGATCCGCATTGGCAAGGGACACGGCAAGGGCCACCCTCAAGTTGCGCAGCTCACTGGAATACCAAATCtctttggggtgtgtgtgtattccttcATGTGCCAGCATTCCCTGCCATCCCTGATCACACCGATCTCAGACAAACGGAGGGTGGGAGCCTTGCTGATAGTTGACTATGTTCTCATTCTTGGCTTCTACACCCTGCTGTCCTTCACGGCCATCTTCTGTTTTGACAGCTCACTGCTGCGAGACATGTACACACTAAACTTCACTGATAACTGTGACGTGCTGGGCTTGGCTACCCTCCGCTACTTCCTGGGGCTCTTCCCCGTGTTCACCATCAGCACCAACTTCCCAATTATAACAGTCACACTACGCAACAACTGGAAGACGCTCTTCCACCGGGACGGAGGCACTTACCCATGGGTGGTGGACCGCATTGTGTTCCCCCTTATAACCCTGGTGCCGCCCATCATCGTGGCATTTTGTACACATGACCTGGAGGCACTTGTGGGCATCACCGGCGCCTACGCGGGCACAGGAATTCAATACATCATTCCGGCCACCTTGGTGTACTTTAGTCGCCGTCACCTGGAGCCTGTGTTCGGAAGGGGCGTTGTGAACAAGCACAGGTCTCCCTTCTTTCATACATTCTGGGTAGCATTTGTGGTGCTTTGGGCAACTTTCTGCCTGATGTTTGTCACAGCTAATATCATTCTAACAGCAGAAAGCAAGAACTGAATGCAtattagtattttttttcttttttcccttattttaattatgaaagTCTTTGGCACACATGTAGATGGTATTTTACATTTTGGGTAGCAATTCAACATTTAGATTTGGTTTAACTAGGTTAAATGTAAAAGGGACCTTTTTTGTTTGGCAATTTAAGTTAATCTAAATCTAAAgttcttaaatattttttcagacTGTAGATTAAATTTCTACTTCAGAACGTCATCTagtggcagttaatttgcactATATTGCTTACAGCTTTTTAACAGACAGCAGCCAGGcttttttctgatttgttttcaTCAAATCTTTATTACTTGCCTTTTCCTCTTTCACGTAGTTCTGCAAGACGAGTTAAAATCAGGAGAACCTAGTGGCATATTGTTATCattcttcaaatcctgaagtgAACTAATGGATATGTGACTTTATCCCAGAGGGGAATTCACTAAAATGACCAAATATGCTCATTCCATTCATGGTCGTACtcagaaaacacattcacaatgggtctctctctttatttctttatttctctttcttaaAATTCATAGCAGTTATAGCATGCATGTAATAATTACACTGTCTTTTATTACGTAAAGCATAGTATTTCAATCACAGACATTTtattcatccctctcttccttctcttcctccctttttATTACCAAAACTAAATGTCCACTTCAGTGTAGCCCATGAGCTGAGAACAGAGCAAAGCAATTCAGGGATAATCACTTTCACATCTGCCGTTTTCAATATTACTAACTGACTGCCTCCTCACGTGAGTTAACCATTGAGTGAGGAGGTCGTGGGTCCTACTGCATCATGGGTCAGGTTACTCTGAATATGTGTATCGTAATATATTGTAGCTTCTAATCCAGCCTTGAATTATGAGCTTTGTGATTCAACGGCCTTCCCCACTTGTAATTCAGGTTTCAGATCCACCATTAATCAGTTACAAATCTTATGCAGGCTTTTCGGTCATAGTCTCCACTGTCAGATCAGATTGATGCACCCCTTCTCTTCATAATTCTTTCATGTGGTGGTGTCAGCGCTTGTCATTTGATCGTCAGCAACACATTTGATACTGTAAATTGACTGCTGCTCTCTGTGAGAGTGTGCGCTCCTGATcaaagaagaaaggaaggaagtcTCAAAACCATGACTGCTGTCATGTGTGGCATGGCACTAGTGCTCGAGTTTTGCACACATTACCTTGGGCTTGTTCAAGCTGCATAAGATTATTTTGGATAAGATGCCTCTACACTCTCCTGGTAATgtttacagcatgtgtgtgtgtgtgtgtgtgtgtgtgtgagagagagagagagagagagagagagagagagagagagagagagagagacagacagacagacagacacacacgtgtgtacacgtgGCCTGTAGCACAAATACCAAGTCATCTTTGAAGGACAGTATGAGACTGTAGTTCATGGCTCAGAAGTTAACATGAATATTACATCTCATTTTCAGTAAATTTGTAGTGAACATCATTATTCACTGAATTAGTGTAGTTCCAACTTCCTTTTATTTAAGCCATGAATGTTTCTTCAgttctttatggtttattttGAACAAATGTATTATGTTGTTGAAGTATAAACTATGAATGATAGAAGTGAAGAAAATGTGCCTTTCTCCCAGGGTTCATCTTACCTTTACATGTGTGACATGtattttgtgtctgtgcagcCTGTCAATCTCTGCATGtaagttattttatatattgacaATCAATGTCTTGTGATATCAAATACAggaatactttttaaatgtgattaacTCTTAtcctgttttttggggggagggtggGCACGGTGGTGGTGCTGTACAGTTAATTGGCTATTATAAACAGTACAGTAAGGTCTTTTGGAATTACTggtcataattttttttttttaatgtaaacatttaattattactGTTAATTAATTATTACTGCATTAATACTGTATGGGAGGTGAATTAGAACCtctactaaatttaataaactcctttATTCctaaatcattaaaattagCAGCACATGATTTGCATTTTAGTTTTAATCAGAAATAACTgcaaattacattacattaaaatatataatgtggtatatttattttattatatttattaattatacatacattatatatatatatatatatatatatatatatatatatatatatatatatatatatatataaaatgtgtactTAGAGCCTCTATAACCTTCTAgtaatattatattaacattaatgtaaacataagGTTTTACTGGACAGAAAGAACAGgattataataattttttaggtttatttaattttgacatCAGAAATCTACACCCTTTGAGCACCTACTCAAAATCGTGCACATTTGATGGTAAGGTGATCTTTCACACTTTCTTGGATGACTTTCAGATTCTGTTGCAAAgtgtaaacacatttttcagtgACGAAGCAAGCAGAAATTCAGCACTAACTCCATTTGAGTGATTTTTATAgccttaaatattttttaaattgctgttCATAAAGCAtaaagtcttttatttttatcatctgCTACTATGAATGCTTTGAGTCCAAGAATAAAGTTTCATCTCTAGATTGGCTTGTGTTTTTGCAATAAGATACAGTCTACACCTTTAAGCTTAAGTATAATTCTTTTGTGACTTTGCAGATCTTTATTATTGTCATAACCCCCGGCTGAATTTAATTCATCCTCTGCCCTTTTGcacatgtgggtgtgcatgGTGGTTTGTAATTGCAAATTAAAACTTTACACTGCTTAATTTATTCACAGCTGATTTAATTTGCTGTGATTTATTCAATGTTTGCAAGGGGTGGGGGTAGCACAGTGTTACTGGATTCAGCTGATTCTAATCCGattaaatttgtgtgttttatgctcTCTGTAGTACTCAGTCAAGCCAGATCAACAAAGCTGAAATGGAGCAGCTGTCAATTGTGCCAGTATCAGTGTGTTTATTTCACTGATGGAAGTCGAATGCACAATTTGTCACTATTAAGAAATAATTGCTACAAGGGCAAAACAAGACCATTTTGTGCACTCTCGAAAATTTGTGAGTTTTTGCATAAAACATGTATCTAAAGGACAGCTGCACTTAAATGAATACTGCGTTCTCTTGACAAACTACCTGATCAATGGGTAGTCTCTACAATCATTCTTTTGCACATCACTTCATCCGACTATATGGTTTTCTTTTAAGCCATGTGTCATCATTTGGAAGAGAATGGGTTAGCAATTTCTATATCTGCTGCATAAACAAGATTTAATAGAGTACAGCATATTACCATAATGGTTTTTCTCCAACTTTGGGTTGGATATAGTttttgtaaaaggttttttttgtagtgtACCCAGAATGTTACAGCATCAGAAGCCGTTGATTAGTGAAGGTCCTTTTAAACTCATGTTTGAATTAGCATCAGTGAATATAAAGTTTGAGCTTAAATGGTTACTTTTATTGACCACAGAGATAATACACCATTTTTAAAGGTACACAATACCAGGACAATATAGGATTCTGATGTCAGCTGTAGTCCATACTCATGAAAATCCAGTataattattcatatttgttcCTGTTGTCTGAGTGAATTCTGTCCAAAATTCAAACAGGACAAAATGAAACTGCAAAAGATTAGACCACAAAATACCACAATTCAGCTCTTACTGTTGGAATAATAGCTACAGGATACACTTAATTTAATGACTctggtttgtttgctgtttttctaaTGCAAGTGGTCAAAGCAGCGGGTTTCACATGCTGTTCTCCACTGGCTCGTCTCTGGGGAAGCCTGTGATTCTGCACTGCAGTCTGATAACAGCACTATTGAGGACTGTAATATCTACCTGCTGGGGTGTTTGTGTAAACTGGCTGCTTTAATTCTCCACTCCCCTGGTGGCCACCAATGGCTCCATTAAGGTGGATTTACgctggtctgatgaatcacgGCCGCTAAGGTACGTGACATGGTTATCCATCTGGGAGGCAGTGACTACCTTGGGTAGACATTTCCTTTTTCTGCTGGTCTAGGAGCAGCTTTTCCTCCCAAAATCCAAACCTTAAGTCCAAGGAAAAGTAGCATAGAAGTAGCAAAGGTTATAAAAACAAGGTTAGTTTTTGGAGATTAGGAGAAAAGGTTAACCTTTATCATCACCCacttgtttctgtgtatgtatttctTGCTTAACTCTCCTGGCTTACCTTTGCTGTCAAGACATTTTCAGTTCTGCATAATTTTAACTGGCATACCAAACTTTACAAGTCAAAGACACTAGCAAGTGAACTTTTCTCCATTGTTACTCCTACACTGATTCTACACCTAGCtattcatgtttatttgcaCTTAGTGTTGCTTCAAACAAAGCAGACAAGAAAAACATTGTGTGAGCCTAGTCACAAAACAACATTCCAACTGCAACATGCCTACTAATTTTATGTAAgtttttcagatttatttatgtatttatggaaTAATAATAGagtgctgttttatttaatagGCTCATGCTGTGGGCCAGGGAGATTATGTGCAGAGGCATAAATGTGTTGTGCTAGTGGATTTTAATGTGGAAATTAAGATGGAGCTCCAAGCCAAACTGGTGCAGCACTTTGAAAGAGTGAAGACATGCAGATATTCTAACATCTAATAACTTACCATTGATAACAAAACTATTTGCATAcatgtaatgatgatgattgCTTGGTGTCTCAGTCTTGAAAGCAGTGGATGATGATGCCTTCTCAATCACCTTCTCaattatgaaatgtaataattatagTTCTCATTTTACTTCAAACACAACATGAAATCTGATGCTGGAATCAATGTATTGATATGCATAagacatttgaaaaaaagaaaatgtcagtgAATCTGTGATTAtgacaaagccaaaaataatgagaaaaaatgCAGCAACAGTATCTGTGAACATGATAAAGACTAATGAATGGATAGTTCTATTATTGATAGAACTGGATCATCAGGGCCTGTGGTAAGCAGGGGAGGATGTCATTTGAAGTCTGCCAACATCTCTACAGTTTTCTGTGCATTTAGCAACAGCTGGTTATGACAGCACCAGAACACCAACTGACTTCCTTTGTGTAGACAGAGTCATCACTCTTGGTTATGAGACCAACTAAAGTGATGTCATCTGCAAACTTTAGGGTCTTTATAGTTGGCCCCCTGCAATACAGTTTTTGGTGCAGAAACTGAAGGGGTGAAAGAAACCAACATGCCTTCAGTTTGTCTCCCCACCAGCATATGAGTAGAGCTGAGAGCTCTGGTACTACAGTGTGAAAGGCCAAGCTGAAGTCCACATACAGAACTCTAGCATAGGTCTTTGAACTGACCATATGCTGTAGGACTAAGTGCAGGACCAAGAGTACTGCATCATTGATGGATCAAACTGTAGAGGATCCAACTTATGTTTAAAATCcgacccggtcttgcagatttttcctttgtaacatacgaaggattcggccctttctctcgcaggatgCTGCCCAAGTACTTGTACAGCCTCATTTAACCTCATAGACAGACCACTGCCACTAGCgtcttgctggtcttcctctaagagccatcagacctctaaacttgtccagaatgcagcagcatgactgcttttcaatcttctgaagttcacacgtcactccgctgctgcactcccttcattggcttccagtacctgcccgcatcagatttaaaaccttgatgcttgcctgcaaagccaaaaatggaccagcccctccatacatgatgtcagtgttcaaagcctgatccgtacctctAGTACTTCAAAGCACAAGTACAGCCCATCTTGAAATATCATGCTTCAattctcatggaagacaagcattgggAGCATTCtatgtcctggctcctagatggtgaaCTGGACAGTAGAGTCCCATGCAGAGtttaaacacagactgaagacccctctatttgtggaataattaaatgaccactgatgctgctcctatgttgactaactgaaaatGTAGTACTTAttttattgtagggtactgtttattgcactgattgttgtctgagatagagcttatatgtgttttgcacttctaggcatcagcattgattcctgtatttgaacagcattctagttcaatggtatctgtACTCTACTGGCTAGAATGCATTCCATGAGTAAATGACGAAGTACTTTTGTATGTCACTTtgataagagagtctgctaaattcagtaaacgtaaatgtaaaatcCTACCAGGTGACTATAATAGATTTCAGATTGGTTAGAATTAGGCAACTAGGCTTTCATGAATACAGAGGTCAGGGCATctggtctgttttttttgttttttttgtggacCAGGATTATGGAAGATGACTTGTAGCATGGAAACAGGGGAAAGTTCCAATGAATTCTTGAAGATGTCTGTGAAAACTAGTGCTAATTGATCACAGTAATGCTTTAGGCTGGAGGTGAGACTATGTCTGGGCCTGGAGCTTTTCCCATCTTATGTCTTCTAAACAGCC
It encodes the following:
- the tmem104 gene encoding transmembrane protein 104; translated protein: MAGGITETGEPYSPFVGLVYMFNLIVGTGALTMPKAFSTAGWVVSLALISFLAFMSYMTTTFVIEAMAAANALLHWKRREQEEIKDSDSSSDYSDDEVIIRGRSEQVETRPILSVRPTLVDYFDIMERVEMGQMASMFFNKVGVNMFYICIIVYLYGDLAIYAAAVPMSLMEVACGNHSCNTGSLKCNDTESCWGPVKRKDAYRVFLAIFTLLLGPFTFFNAQKTKYLQILTSLMRWIAFSMMIILALIRIGKGHGKGHPQVAQLTGIPNLFGVCVYSFMCQHSLPSLITPISDKRRVGALLIVDYVLILGFYTLLSFTAIFCFDSSLLRDMYTLNFTDNCDVLGLATLRYFLGLFPVFTISTNFPIITVTLRNNWKTLFHRDGGTYPWVVDRIVFPLITLVPPIIVAFCTHDLEALVGITGAYAGTGIQYIIPATLVYFSRRHLEPVFGRGVVNKHRSPFFHTFWVAFVVLWATFCLMFVTANIILTAESKN